A single region of the Brachypodium distachyon strain Bd21 chromosome 3, Brachypodium_distachyon_v3.0, whole genome shotgun sequence genome encodes:
- the LOC100830635 gene encoding uncharacterized protein LOC100830635 isoform X1, with protein MIEQFVNFVIRPPRSEYNPDQYLWETEFILAGRRYKRLDLELTNARGHTLKCSHYVPAFIPENTALPCVIYCHGNSGCRADANEAAVILLPSNITVFTLDFSGSGLSDGDYVSLGWHEKEDLKSVVSFLRTNKQVSRIGLWGRSMGAVTSLLYGAEDPSIAAMVLDSAFTNLHGLMLELVDVYKIRVPKFTVKMAVQYMRRVIQKRAKFDIMDLNVIKLAPKTFIPALFGHGLNDMFIQPHHCDRIHQAYGGDKSIVKFEGDHNSPRPQSYYDSVSIFFYNTLRPPQLPHACSNKLNMGAFKVGAMTNECLFFDIINGLRAAKADAGSSTTDTHGIRNATTSVVELLSESANQLSIKNEDDLDFLLDANHNLSGMDGDSAGSHLPDKTSRHNEESFSYTSSNRESWGRCSSLGAASDGSPPGGTNDKHQNMTVQALATPLRLEKRKSVKSSPPPKSKEKKIHALWKKLKREKEEMGDSLSQRLRMCLGQSRHKRTHSSGQ; from the exons GTCAGAGTATAATCCAGATCAGTATTTATGGGAGACCGAGTTTATCCTCGCAGGACGAAGGTACAAACGACTAGATTTGGAG CTTACAAATGCAAGGGGCCATACCTTAAAATGCAGCCACTATGTTCCTGCTTTTATTCCGGAAAATACTGCCCTTCCGTGTGTGATCTACTGCCATGGAAATAG TGGATGCAGAGCAGATGCAAACGAAGCAGCTGTAATACTTCTTCCTTCAAACATTACAGTTTTCACACTTGACTTTTCCGGGTCAGGTCTATCAGATGGGGATTATGTTAGCCTTGGTTGGCACGAG AAAGAGGATCTCAAATCCGTGGTCTCATTTCTCCGTACCAATAAGCAAGTTTCCCGTATAGGCCTTTGGGGGCGATCGATGGGTGCTGTTACAAG CCTACTGTATGGAGCAGAAGATCCCTCAATTGCTGCCATGGTATTGGATAGTGCTTTCACCAACTTGCATGGATTGATGTTGGAACTCGTGGATGTTTACAAAATCAGAGTTCCTAAATTCACG GTTAAGATGGCTGTACAGTACATGCGACGAGTCATTCAGAAAAGAGCCAAGTTTGACATAATGGACCTTAATGTTATAAAG CTAGCTCCCAAGACATTTATTCCTGCATTATTTGGACATGGTTTGAATGACATGTTTATTCAGCCTCACCACTGTGATCGTATTCACCAAGCATACGGG GGGGATAAAAGTATAGTAAAATTTGAGGGTGACCATAATTCCCCAAGGCCTCAATCATATTATGATTCAGTttcgatatttttttataacaCTCTTCGCCCTCCTCAGTTGCCTCATGCATGCTCAAATAAGCTAAATATGGGTGCTTTTAAAGTTGGTGCCATGACCAATGAG TGTTTGTTCTTTGATATCATCAATGGTCTGCGGGCAGCTAAAGCAGATGCAGGCAGTTCAACAACCGATACACATGGAATTCGAAATG ctaCAACTTCAGTAGTTGAATTGCTGTCGGAGAGCGCAAATCAGTTGTCCATTAAGAATGAGGATGACTTG GATTTCCTTTTAGATGCGAATCATAACCTCTCGGGTATGGATGGTGATAGTGCAGGATCGCATTTGCCG GATAAAACGAGTAGGCACAACGAGGAGTCCTTCTCATACACAAGCTCCAACAGAGAAAGTTGGGGCAGATGTTCATCTTTAGGGGCGGCCAGCGATGGGTCACCCCCGGGAGGCACCAATGACAAGCACCAG AACATGACGGTGCAGGCTCTGGCCACACCGCTGAGGCTGGAAAAGAGGAAATCTGTCAAGTCGTCGCCGCCCCCTAAgagcaaggagaagaagatccaCGCGCTGTGGAAGAAGCTGAAGCGTgagaaggaggagatgggggaCAGTCTCTCCCAGCGCCTGAGGATGTGCCTGGGGCAGTCCCGGCACAAGCGAACCCACTCGTCTGGACAGTGA
- the LOC100826243 gene encoding ADP-ribosylation factor GTPase-activating protein AGD12, producing MSGGHSDAGTPSSSGKMAKLKELLHRSENRICADCSAPDPKWASANIGVFICLKCSGVHRSLGTHISKVLSVTLDKWTDDQVDSMVEAGGNSHANAIYEAFLPQGHCKPHPDSNQEERQNFIRSKYELQEFLEPSLRIVADHPSDAGKHTASDSSKSEIGMVEFIGILNVKVIGGTKLAIRDMSSSDPYVILTLGHQRAQTSVIKGNLNPVWNEELKFSVPQQYGSLKLQVLDHDMVSKDDVMGEAEIDLQPMINAAAVFGDPELLGDMQIGRWLKSADNALTEDSAVMVTGGMVKQEVSLKLQRTESGEVALEMQWIPLNM from the exons ATGAGCGGAGGACATAGTGATGCTGGGacgccttcttcctcag GTAAGATGGCAAAGTTGAAGGAGTTGTTGCACAGAAGCGAAAATCGTATTTGCGCTGACTGCAGTGCACCAGATCCCAAATGGGC GTCGGCTAATATTGGAGTATTTATATGTCTAAAATGTTCTGGCGTTCACAGAAGCCTTGGTACGCATATCTCAAAG GTCCTGTCAGTGACACTAGATAAGTGGACTGATGATCAAGTTGACTCCATGGTTGAAGCTGGCGGAAATTCTCACGCCAATGCAATCTATGAGGCCTTCCTCCCACAGGGCCACTGCAAGCCGCATCCAGATTCTAACCAGGAAGAGCGGCAAAATTTCATCAG GTCAAAATATGAGCTCCAAGAATTTCTGGAGCCAAGCTTACGGATTGTTGCTGATCATCCTAGTGATGCCGGAAAACACACAGCCTCTGATAGCTCCAAGAGTGAG ATTGGCATGGTTGAGTTCATCGGAATACTGAATGTCAAAGTCATTGGAGGCACCAAATTAGCTATCAGGGATATGTCGAGCAGCGACCCTTATGTCATCTTGACACTTGGGCACCAG AGAGCACAGACTTCAGTGATCAAAGGGAACCTGAACCCAGTATGGAATGAAGAACTCAAGTTCTCCGTTCCTCAGCAATATGGGTCTCTGAAGTTG CAAGTGTTGGACCATGACATGGTGTCCAAGGACGACGTGATGGGGGAGGCTGAGATCGACCTGCAACCAATGATCAACGCGGCAGCGGTGTTCGGTGACCCTGAGCTGCTGGGAGACATGCAGATCGGCCGGTGGCTCAAGTCGGCGGACAATGCGCTTACAGAGGACAGCGCCGTGATGGTCACCGGCGGCATGGTGAAGCAGGAGGTCTCCCTGAAGCTGCAGCGCACCGAGTCCGGGGAGGTGGCACTGGAGATGCAGTGGATACCTCTAAACATGTAG
- the LOC100832463 gene encoding probable calcium-binding protein CML21 isoform X1, whose translation MLQSKQVGNVIVFLATFNFADGRQVTSQAPLLFVLIVKGFYHFYKIEQFAEMGGVIGRGDSPRHGSPASKLEQKMVEAMQQRAQQGTTMKSFNSVIMKFPKIDESLRKCRIIFQQFDEDSNGEIDQEELKHCFQKLDISFTDEEIKDLFEACDIYEHMGMKFNEFIVFLCLVYLLNDPAVSEARKRMGLGNLEPTFETLVDSFVFLDKNKDGYVSKNEVIEAINETTAGERSSGRIGVKRFEEMDWDKNGTVTFKEFLFAFTRWVGLDENEDDEDDE comes from the exons ATGCTGCAATCCAAGCAAGTTGGCAACGTTATTGTTTTCCTAGCCACCTTCAATTTCGCTGATGGCCGTCAAGTAACATCTCAAGCACCGTTGTTGTTTGTTCTCATT GTAAAAGGTTTCTACCACTTTTACAAAATTGAGCAATTTGCTGAAATGGGGGGTGTCATTGGAAGGGGAGACTCCCCTAGGCACGGTTCACCAGCATCAAAGTTAGAGCAGAAGATGGTCGAAGCCATGCAGCAGAGGGCGCAACAAGGGACTACCATGAAATCCTTCAATAGTGTCATCATGAAGTTCCCTAAAATTGATGAGAGTCTGAGAAAATGCAGGATTATCTTTCAACAATTTG ATGAAGATTCAAATGGTGAAATAGATCAAGAAGAACTGAAGCATTGTTTCCAAAAGCTGGATATCTCATTCACAGATGAGGAGATAAAAGATCTATTTGAGGCATGTGACATTTATGAGCACATGGGCATGAAGTTCAATGAGTTCATTGTCTTCCTGTGCCTTGTTTATCTTCTCAACGATCCAGCTGTGTCAGAAGCA AGAAAAAGAATGGGACTGGGTAACCTTGAGCCAACTTTTGAGACGCTGGTTgattcatttgtattcttGGATAAGAACAAAGATGGATATGTCAGTAAGAATGAGGTAATAGAAGCGATAAATGAGACCACTGCAGGAGAACGGTCTTCTGGGCGCATAGGTGTGAAAAGATTTG AGGAAATGGACTGGGACAAGAATGGAACGGTGACCTTCAAGGAGTTTCTCTTTGCTTTTACTCGCTGGGTGGGGCTCGACGAGAATGAAGACGACGAAGATGATGAATGA
- the LOC100832463 gene encoding probable calcium-binding protein CML21 isoform X3: MMRVTRQSNQNVKGFYHFYKIEQFAEMGGVIGRGDSPRHGSPASKLEQKMVEAMQQRAQQGTTMKSFNSVIMKFPKIDESLRKCRIIFQQFDEDSNGEIDQEELKHCFQKLDISFTDEEIKDLFEACDIYEHMGMKFNEFIVFLCLVYLLNDPAVSEARKRMGLGNLEPTFETLVDSFVFLDKNKDGYVSKNEVIEAINETTAGERSSGRIGVKRFEEMDWDKNGTVTFKEFLFAFTRWVGLDENEDDEDDE; encoded by the exons ATGATGCGCGTGACAAGGCAATCGAACCAAAAT GTAAAAGGTTTCTACCACTTTTACAAAATTGAGCAATTTGCTGAAATGGGGGGTGTCATTGGAAGGGGAGACTCCCCTAGGCACGGTTCACCAGCATCAAAGTTAGAGCAGAAGATGGTCGAAGCCATGCAGCAGAGGGCGCAACAAGGGACTACCATGAAATCCTTCAATAGTGTCATCATGAAGTTCCCTAAAATTGATGAGAGTCTGAGAAAATGCAGGATTATCTTTCAACAATTTG ATGAAGATTCAAATGGTGAAATAGATCAAGAAGAACTGAAGCATTGTTTCCAAAAGCTGGATATCTCATTCACAGATGAGGAGATAAAAGATCTATTTGAGGCATGTGACATTTATGAGCACATGGGCATGAAGTTCAATGAGTTCATTGTCTTCCTGTGCCTTGTTTATCTTCTCAACGATCCAGCTGTGTCAGAAGCA AGAAAAAGAATGGGACTGGGTAACCTTGAGCCAACTTTTGAGACGCTGGTTgattcatttgtattcttGGATAAGAACAAAGATGGATATGTCAGTAAGAATGAGGTAATAGAAGCGATAAATGAGACCACTGCAGGAGAACGGTCTTCTGGGCGCATAGGTGTGAAAAGATTTG AGGAAATGGACTGGGACAAGAATGGAACGGTGACCTTCAAGGAGTTTCTCTTTGCTTTTACTCGCTGGGTGGGGCTCGACGAGAATGAAGACGACGAAGATGATGAATGA
- the LOC100832463 gene encoding probable calcium-binding protein CML21 isoform X2 has protein sequence MLQSKQVGNVIVFLATFNFADGRQVKGFYHFYKIEQFAEMGGVIGRGDSPRHGSPASKLEQKMVEAMQQRAQQGTTMKSFNSVIMKFPKIDESLRKCRIIFQQFDEDSNGEIDQEELKHCFQKLDISFTDEEIKDLFEACDIYEHMGMKFNEFIVFLCLVYLLNDPAVSEARKRMGLGNLEPTFETLVDSFVFLDKNKDGYVSKNEVIEAINETTAGERSSGRIGVKRFEEMDWDKNGTVTFKEFLFAFTRWVGLDENEDDEDDE, from the exons ATGCTGCAATCCAAGCAAGTTGGCAACGTTATTGTTTTCCTAGCCACCTTCAATTTCGCTGATGGCCGTCAA GTAAAAGGTTTCTACCACTTTTACAAAATTGAGCAATTTGCTGAAATGGGGGGTGTCATTGGAAGGGGAGACTCCCCTAGGCACGGTTCACCAGCATCAAAGTTAGAGCAGAAGATGGTCGAAGCCATGCAGCAGAGGGCGCAACAAGGGACTACCATGAAATCCTTCAATAGTGTCATCATGAAGTTCCCTAAAATTGATGAGAGTCTGAGAAAATGCAGGATTATCTTTCAACAATTTG ATGAAGATTCAAATGGTGAAATAGATCAAGAAGAACTGAAGCATTGTTTCCAAAAGCTGGATATCTCATTCACAGATGAGGAGATAAAAGATCTATTTGAGGCATGTGACATTTATGAGCACATGGGCATGAAGTTCAATGAGTTCATTGTCTTCCTGTGCCTTGTTTATCTTCTCAACGATCCAGCTGTGTCAGAAGCA AGAAAAAGAATGGGACTGGGTAACCTTGAGCCAACTTTTGAGACGCTGGTTgattcatttgtattcttGGATAAGAACAAAGATGGATATGTCAGTAAGAATGAGGTAATAGAAGCGATAAATGAGACCACTGCAGGAGAACGGTCTTCTGGGCGCATAGGTGTGAAAAGATTTG AGGAAATGGACTGGGACAAGAATGGAACGGTGACCTTCAAGGAGTTTCTCTTTGCTTTTACTCGCTGGGTGGGGCTCGACGAGAATGAAGACGACGAAGATGATGAATGA
- the LOC100830635 gene encoding uncharacterized protein LOC100830635 isoform X2: MIEQFVNFVIRPPRSEYNPDQYLWETEFILAGRRYKRLDLELTNARGHTLKCSHYVPAFIPENTALPCVIYCHGNSGCRADANEAAVILLPSNITVFTLDFSGSGLSDGDYVSLGWHEKEDLKSVVSFLRTNKQVSRIGLWGRSMGAVTSLLYGAEDPSIAAMVLDSAFTNLHGLMLELVDVYKIRVPKFTVKMAVQYMRRVIQKRAKFDIMDLNVIKLAPKTFIPALFGHGLNDMFIQPHHCDRIHQAYGGDKSIVKFEGDHNSPRPQSYYDSVSIFFYNTLRPPQLPHACSNKLNMGAFKVGAMTNECLFFDIINGLRAAKADAGSSTTDTHGIRNVVELLSESANQLSIKNEDDLDFLLDANHNLSGMDGDSAGSHLPDKTSRHNEESFSYTSSNRESWGRCSSLGAASDGSPPGGTNDKHQNMTVQALATPLRLEKRKSVKSSPPPKSKEKKIHALWKKLKREKEEMGDSLSQRLRMCLGQSRHKRTHSSGQ; the protein is encoded by the exons GTCAGAGTATAATCCAGATCAGTATTTATGGGAGACCGAGTTTATCCTCGCAGGACGAAGGTACAAACGACTAGATTTGGAG CTTACAAATGCAAGGGGCCATACCTTAAAATGCAGCCACTATGTTCCTGCTTTTATTCCGGAAAATACTGCCCTTCCGTGTGTGATCTACTGCCATGGAAATAG TGGATGCAGAGCAGATGCAAACGAAGCAGCTGTAATACTTCTTCCTTCAAACATTACAGTTTTCACACTTGACTTTTCCGGGTCAGGTCTATCAGATGGGGATTATGTTAGCCTTGGTTGGCACGAG AAAGAGGATCTCAAATCCGTGGTCTCATTTCTCCGTACCAATAAGCAAGTTTCCCGTATAGGCCTTTGGGGGCGATCGATGGGTGCTGTTACAAG CCTACTGTATGGAGCAGAAGATCCCTCAATTGCTGCCATGGTATTGGATAGTGCTTTCACCAACTTGCATGGATTGATGTTGGAACTCGTGGATGTTTACAAAATCAGAGTTCCTAAATTCACG GTTAAGATGGCTGTACAGTACATGCGACGAGTCATTCAGAAAAGAGCCAAGTTTGACATAATGGACCTTAATGTTATAAAG CTAGCTCCCAAGACATTTATTCCTGCATTATTTGGACATGGTTTGAATGACATGTTTATTCAGCCTCACCACTGTGATCGTATTCACCAAGCATACGGG GGGGATAAAAGTATAGTAAAATTTGAGGGTGACCATAATTCCCCAAGGCCTCAATCATATTATGATTCAGTttcgatatttttttataacaCTCTTCGCCCTCCTCAGTTGCCTCATGCATGCTCAAATAAGCTAAATATGGGTGCTTTTAAAGTTGGTGCCATGACCAATGAG TGTTTGTTCTTTGATATCATCAATGGTCTGCGGGCAGCTAAAGCAGATGCAGGCAGTTCAACAACCGATACACATGGAATTCGAAATG TAGTTGAATTGCTGTCGGAGAGCGCAAATCAGTTGTCCATTAAGAATGAGGATGACTTG GATTTCCTTTTAGATGCGAATCATAACCTCTCGGGTATGGATGGTGATAGTGCAGGATCGCATTTGCCG GATAAAACGAGTAGGCACAACGAGGAGTCCTTCTCATACACAAGCTCCAACAGAGAAAGTTGGGGCAGATGTTCATCTTTAGGGGCGGCCAGCGATGGGTCACCCCCGGGAGGCACCAATGACAAGCACCAG AACATGACGGTGCAGGCTCTGGCCACACCGCTGAGGCTGGAAAAGAGGAAATCTGTCAAGTCGTCGCCGCCCCCTAAgagcaaggagaagaagatccaCGCGCTGTGGAAGAAGCTGAAGCGTgagaaggaggagatgggggaCAGTCTCTCCCAGCGCCTGAGGATGTGCCTGGGGCAGTCCCGGCACAAGCGAACCCACTCGTCTGGACAGTGA
- the LOC100832463 gene encoding probable calcium-binding protein CML21 isoform X4, protein MGGVIGRGDSPRHGSPASKLEQKMVEAMQQRAQQGTTMKSFNSVIMKFPKIDESLRKCRIIFQQFDEDSNGEIDQEELKHCFQKLDISFTDEEIKDLFEACDIYEHMGMKFNEFIVFLCLVYLLNDPAVSEARKRMGLGNLEPTFETLVDSFVFLDKNKDGYVSKNEVIEAINETTAGERSSGRIGVKRFEEMDWDKNGTVTFKEFLFAFTRWVGLDENEDDEDDE, encoded by the exons ATGGGGGGTGTCATTGGAAGGGGAGACTCCCCTAGGCACGGTTCACCAGCATCAAAGTTAGAGCAGAAGATGGTCGAAGCCATGCAGCAGAGGGCGCAACAAGGGACTACCATGAAATCCTTCAATAGTGTCATCATGAAGTTCCCTAAAATTGATGAGAGTCTGAGAAAATGCAGGATTATCTTTCAACAATTTG ATGAAGATTCAAATGGTGAAATAGATCAAGAAGAACTGAAGCATTGTTTCCAAAAGCTGGATATCTCATTCACAGATGAGGAGATAAAAGATCTATTTGAGGCATGTGACATTTATGAGCACATGGGCATGAAGTTCAATGAGTTCATTGTCTTCCTGTGCCTTGTTTATCTTCTCAACGATCCAGCTGTGTCAGAAGCA AGAAAAAGAATGGGACTGGGTAACCTTGAGCCAACTTTTGAGACGCTGGTTgattcatttgtattcttGGATAAGAACAAAGATGGATATGTCAGTAAGAATGAGGTAATAGAAGCGATAAATGAGACCACTGCAGGAGAACGGTCTTCTGGGCGCATAGGTGTGAAAAGATTTG AGGAAATGGACTGGGACAAGAATGGAACGGTGACCTTCAAGGAGTTTCTCTTTGCTTTTACTCGCTGGGTGGGGCTCGACGAGAATGAAGACGACGAAGATGATGAATGA